The following DNA comes from Moritella sp. 24.
TGCGACAGCAAGTGATATAGATAAAGCCTCAAGTACGCAGATTCAGCCGTATGTAGCCGATGTCCCCGTAGATATCAGTGCAACATCTGCATCCCTACAAAAACTAGGGTGGGATAGTGCATCATCACAATTATTAATCGAAGTGAAAGGGTTAACGACACCTGTGATTGATGGTTTTGTTGAAGGTGTTGATTTTACCTTATTTAGCAAACCACAAATTAGCCAGGAAGATGGCGTTACCCGATTAATTATGCACGTTGAAGATATGGCGGGCACTCCTGCACGGTTAGACCCTCAGCAGCAACTAAAAGTAACGCTTACTTATCAGCAAGGTGGTATTACTTTTACAGACGTTATCACTCCAACTGTGGTTGAGCAGACATTACCAAACTGGATATACATGTTGTTGCTGGCGATTGTCGGTGGTTTTATTCTTAATTTGATGCCGTGTGTGTTGCCTGTTTTATCTATCAAACTATTGAGTGTTGTGGAATCAGCGAGTGAATCCAGTGCTCAGCGTCGTATTAATTTTTTACTTAGTGCCGCCGGTATTTTTGTCGCATTTTGGTTATTAGCATTACTGTTTATTGCACTGAAGTATTTTGGTATTGGTTTTGGTTGGGGCGTACAGTTCCAATCAGCTGCATTTTTATTAATTATGATCCCGGTACTGGTGTTATTTGCGCTTAATTTACTTGATAAATTTGATGTGCAATTACCACAAAGTTTGATGGATAAATTATCTGGTTCCAGTAAAGGACATTTTTACCAAGGCATATTTGCTGTGCTATTGGCGACGCCTTGCTCTGCGCCATTTTTAGGTACTGCTGTCGCATTTGCATTGGCAGGTTCGAGTTGGCAAATTTTAGTGATATTCAGTGGTCTTGCACTTGGCTTATCGTTACCCTATTTACTGATTGCGATTTGGCCTAATAGCGTGAGCATCATGCCGAAACCTGGTATGTGGATGGTGCGTTTCCGCCAGTTCTTAGCAAGCTTACTTTGCGCGACCTTGGTGTGGCTAATTTGGTTGCTACAGGCGCATCTAAGTATGATGCTATGGAGCATTTTTAGCATTGTTATTTGTATCATGGTGATATTCTTAATCGTTAAACCTGGCCCTCGATCATTAGTGTCGGTATTCGCGATATACCTGCTATTAGCGAATACGATCATTTGGTCACCAGAGTCAGCACGACTGTTACGGGGGGCTGATGCTGAGTCTATATCAGAAATCCATTGGCAAGCGTTTGAACCAGGAAAGATAGCGGGCTATGTTGCGGAAGGTAAAACCGTGTTTATCGATATTACTGCCGATTGGTGTATTACCTGTGTCGTGAATGAACGTGCTGTATTACAACGTAGTGATATTATCTTGGGATTAAATGCAGATAACGTCGTCGCAATGAAGGGGGATTGGACCAAGCCTGATGCAAGTATTGAAGCATATTTAAAACGTTATGGCCGTTATGCTATTCCATTTAATCAGGTGTTTGGCCCTGCATTACCGAATGGAAAGTTATTACCTGAGTTGTTGACCAAGGACGCGGTAGCGCTTAGTTTAACGCAAGCGGGTCAATAATAACGGTATTATTTAGTGCTGTGATTAATGAATAAATGTAGCAAGGCAAAAACGAATGGAAACTAAACGTCGCGTTTTTTGTCTTGCAGTTCGATTATTTTACTGCTTTAATTGCGCTCTTCTGAATTTATACAAGATTAATTTTATTATTTAACCAAGTGATTAGCGGACTTATTAAACCGTTAGATGGCTGAATAAATAAAATAGATATACGATGAAAACAGTCACTGAAATTTTAGCGCACCCACGTTTAAACCGCGAAATGCGCCTGCAAAATGCAATGATCACCATGTATTGTAAACAGCATCATGTTTACCAAGGCAAAGTGTGTCGCGACTGCGAACGGTTACAAGAAATGACCGCCCGCAAGCTCGCTTTTTGTGAAAGTGGTTCAGAAAAACCAACCTGTGCGACTTGCACTGCGGTGTGCTATACGCCTATCGTATCAAAACAAATTAAGACAATTTATCGTTGGGGGCACAAACGTATCTGGTTACGTCATCCTATTCTGATGTCTTTCTATCTTGCTGATAGTATCAAGCCAAGCCAAATGCCAAAACCTAAACTACTAAATCTGTAGATGAGTTATGTTTAAATTGGTAGTTTAATCGCTGCTTCAATTTATCATTCGCAATGATGCAATTTGGTTTACTGTTATCAACGATAAATGTTGGTAGTGTGATGCCAAGTTGCTTTGCATTCTGTTGGTAAAATACTTGTCTGCTCGGATGTTGATCACAGCAGGCATTGAATATTTCCCCCCAACATTGTTGCTCAATTATCTGCTGAATAATATCAATCGCATCTTGTTGGTGGATTAAATTTACACGCGATTCACCTGCGTCAAAGATATGACCGCTCTGGCTCTTTTTCGATAAACTGCGTGTCGGATTTCTATCGGCGCTAATTAATCCTGAAAAGCGAATAATCGTGTATTCAACATCTGCTTGTTGCTGAATGATGTGTTCGGCATCATATAGTACACTGTTGGAATTTAACGGTGATGTTTCAGTGAGTTTACTATCGGATTTTTGATAGATACTGGTAGAACTAATAAAAATAAATTTACCGACCTTATACAGTTTCAACATAAGCAGTAATTGTTTTATCTGTTCAGTCAAGGGCGTATCGGCATGATTACCGTAACTGGCGGGAAGCAAGCAGATCGCAATGTCTTTATTACTGAGTAAACGTTCCCAATCACCCTCAGGTGCATTATTTAATGTCGCACTGACTGCCGATAAACCTTGAGCGGCTAATTGATCTGCTTTTTCTTGGTGGCTGCAACTGACCGTTAGCGGATAACCTTGCGATAGTAATTGTCGCGCTAATGGCTTTCCTAACCATCCGGCTCCTATAATTGCAATTTCTGGATGTTGATCTGTGCTCATATCAGTTGCCTGTATTATCAAGTTAGATACAAGCGTAACGATTTTTGGTTATAATAGCGATTGATAATCTGTCGTTACTAAACTAAAGAGAAAACCATGAGTAGATTTATAGATAGCTGGGCTATCGTGCATATTGATGATTCTTACAATGCATCAGTATTAGGTAGCAGAGGTACTAAGTTACACTGGTGTAATGGCCGTGAAGAAGCTATCGATTTTATTTATGACGAGTATCTTGCTATTTTGGCTGATACTGGCGAAATGGATGGAGAGCTAGTGTATGCAGCGAAGCAACGCTTTAAAGTGTTACAAGCGCAAACTCATTCAGATGAAGAGTGGATCGAACACATAAATGAATTAACCATCGATTTACGCCATATTGTTTGGTTTGGTAGCATGGCAGACATGGCTGAACTGCATAATGATTTTGCATGTGCTGTACGTGAAGTGTATTGGGAAGAGTTCGGTGAATATGACGAAAACGATCCAAGTGCATATGTACCGGAAGACGAATGGCTTAACTTATCAGAAGCCTTGGTTGAATATTTAAGCCGCGCAATCGTATAGTTCAAATAAACGAGGCATCCACAGCCTCGTGATAATAGATTAACGTATCAGCACCACGTTATGCGTTAATCTTATTCACCCGTTTTAGAAGTTATAGACTTACCCTGCAATATTAGCTACATTAACTGTTTATTCATACAGTCCATAATTGTTAGCATCATGAAACTTTATATTGCCGAAAAACCCAGCCTAGGTCGTGCTATTGCCGATGTCTTACCTAAACCTCACAAGAAGCAACAAGGTTACATTGAAGTGGGTAATGGTGATGTAGTGTCATGGTGTATTGGCCATTTACTCGAACAAGCTGAGCCGGATGCGTATGATGACGCGTATAAAAAATGGCGTTTAGAACATCTTCCTATCGTACCTGAAACATGGCAATTAAAGAAAAAACCGAATACCAGTAAGCAATTGACTGTATTAAGAGGACTTGTAAAAAAAGCCACCAGTCTTGTGCATGCAGGTGATCCGGATAGAGAAGGGCAATTGCTGGTCGATGAAGTCATCGAGTTTCTTAAAACACCGGCGAAAAAGAAAAATACCGCGCAACGACTACTTATTAGCGATCTTAATCCTGCAGCCGTTAAAAATGCCCTTAATAGTCTACAGCCTAATAGTGATTATATTCCTTTATCTGTATCCGCTTTAGCACGCTCACGTGCTGATTGGTTATATGGCATGAACATGACCCGCGCTTATACGTTACAAGGGCAAAAAGTAGGTTATCAAGGTGTCTTGTCTGTGGGTCGCGTACAAACCCCCATTTTGGGTTTAGTGGTGCGACGAGATATCGAGATTGCCAACTTTGTCAGTAAACCTTTTTATGAAGTATTGGTGCATTTGCAAACCCAGCAGCAAGAAACGTTTACTGCAAAGTGGAAACCCAGCGAAGCGTGTCGTCCGTATATGGATGAAGATGGCCGCGTATTAGTAAAAAAATTAGCTGAAAATGTAGTGAGCCGTGTTCAAGATCAAATGGGCGAAGTCACTAAGCTAGAAAAGAAAAACAAGCAACAAGCAGCCCCTTTACCGTATAACTTATCATCATTACAAATTGATGCAGCGAAACGCTTTGGCATGAGTGCACAGCAAGTTTTAGATACCTGCCAAGCATTATATGAACGCCATAAACTCATTACCTATCCACGTTCAGATAGCCGCTATTTACCAAAAGAGCACTATGGTCATCGTGGTGGTGTGATTAGTGCAATCGCAAAAACCAGTTCATCATTAAACCA
Coding sequences within:
- a CDS encoding protein-disulfide reductase DsbD; this encodes MRFYILVCLLLSSFAHAEQSASAFDPAAKVATAQLLSTANGVNGATILSMGLKITLDDDWKTYWSSPGLAGAPPSIDWQGSSNLGSVKWLWPVPQRMMVYDIETYGYKHEIIYPLQVTVTDPTKALSLHAKTTMLVCSEVCIRAQVNLALNLPATASDIDKASSTQIQPYVADVPVDISATSASLQKLGWDSASSQLLIEVKGLTTPVIDGFVEGVDFTLFSKPQISQEDGVTRLIMHVEDMAGTPARLDPQQQLKVTLTYQQGGITFTDVITPTVVEQTLPNWIYMLLLAIVGGFILNLMPCVLPVLSIKLLSVVESASESSAQRRINFLLSAAGIFVAFWLLALLFIALKYFGIGFGWGVQFQSAAFLLIMIPVLVLFALNLLDKFDVQLPQSLMDKLSGSSKGHFYQGIFAVLLATPCSAPFLGTAVAFALAGSSWQILVIFSGLALGLSLPYLLIAIWPNSVSIMPKPGMWMVRFRQFLASLLCATLVWLIWLLQAHLSMMLWSIFSIVICIMVIFLIVKPGPRSLVSVFAIYLLLANTIIWSPESARLLRGADAESISEIHWQAFEPGKIAGYVAEGKTVFIDITADWCITCVVNERAVLQRSDIILGLNADNVVAMKGDWTKPDASIEAYLKRYGRYAIPFNQVFGPALPNGKLLPELLTKDAVALSLTQAGQ
- a CDS encoding nitrous oxide-stimulated promoter family protein; translated protein: MKTVTEILAHPRLNREMRLQNAMITMYCKQHHVYQGKVCRDCERLQEMTARKLAFCESGSEKPTCATCTAVCYTPIVSKQIKTIYRWGHKRIWLRHPILMSFYLADSIKPSQMPKPKLLNL
- a CDS encoding NAD(P)H-binding protein, which codes for MSTDQHPEIAIIGAGWLGKPLARQLLSQGYPLTVSCSHQEKADQLAAQGLSAVSATLNNAPEGDWERLLSNKDIAICLLPASYGNHADTPLTEQIKQLLLMLKLYKVGKFIFISSTSIYQKSDSKLTETSPLNSNSVLYDAEHIIQQQADVEYTIIRFSGLISADRNPTRSLSKKSQSGHIFDAGESRVNLIHQQDAIDIIQQIIEQQCWGEIFNACCDQHPSRQVFYQQNAKQLGITLPTFIVDNSKPNCIIANDKLKQRLNYQFKHNSSTDLVV
- a CDS encoding DNA topoisomerase III codes for the protein MKLYIAEKPSLGRAIADVLPKPHKKQQGYIEVGNGDVVSWCIGHLLEQAEPDAYDDAYKKWRLEHLPIVPETWQLKKKPNTSKQLTVLRGLVKKATSLVHAGDPDREGQLLVDEVIEFLKTPAKKKNTAQRLLISDLNPAAVKNALNSLQPNSDYIPLSVSALARSRADWLYGMNMTRAYTLQGQKVGYQGVLSVGRVQTPILGLVVRRDIEIANFVSKPFYEVLVHLQTQQQETFTAKWKPSEACRPYMDEDGRVLVKKLAENVVSRVQDQMGEVTKLEKKNKQQAAPLPYNLSSLQIDAAKRFGMSAQQVLDTCQALYERHKLITYPRSDSRYLPKEHYGHRGGVISAIAKTSSSLNQAALNADQSLRSKAWNDGKVEAHHAIIPTEKSSSVDRLNSSEKNIYELVARQYLCQFYPAYEYADTVAEITIAGGLFIAKAKMTLKQGWKILFPKSAASNNKQTEAEKELAAQLPTIKKREQVLCQQAECIEKQTQPPKHFSDATLLAAMTGISRYVKDSDIRKILKDTDGLGTEATRAGIIELLFRRNFLVRNGKMILATDAGKGLINALPESATLPDMTAQWESVLDGISKKEASYQHFMGGLLQQLSGMIDQAKATLPDGLRGLSSGKPAGGRFKKKPAKKRTYKKS